The following are from one region of the Vitis riparia cultivar Riparia Gloire de Montpellier isolate 1030 chromosome 14, EGFV_Vit.rip_1.0, whole genome shotgun sequence genome:
- the LOC117929795 gene encoding LOW QUALITY PROTEIN: tyrosine--tRNA ligase, chloroplastic/mitochondrial-like (The sequence of the model RefSeq protein was modified relative to this genomic sequence to represent the inferred CDS: inserted 1 base in 1 codon), whose amino-acid sequence MAMAAASTAFLSCNQKLFLSTNIASSKTIAALFSRNRPLSSIIRCAHSSSQTKIPLHRSNVIEILEXKGLVDSITSPILRASSSTQTLKVYCGFDPTAESLHLGNLLGLIVLSWFRRCGHKAVALIGGATARIGDPSGKSLERPELNLEALEKNTIGITNTITSILNRSTTNGGDDSFVVLNNYDWWKEFTLLDFLKKVGRYARVGTMMAKESVKKRLESEQGMSYTEFTYQLLQGYDFLYLFENEGVSVQFGGSDQWGNITAGTELIRKILQTDGAYGLTFPLLLKSDGTKFGKSEDGAIWLSPAMLSPYKFYQYFFSVPDADVVRFLKILTFLDMDEIMELEVKMRSPGYVPNTAQRRLAEEVTRFVHGQEGLDEALKATEALRPGAETKLDWKTIEGIAKDVPSCSLSYDEVLNLSLLDLSISTGLLESKSAARRLLKQGGLYLNNNRIDSEAKRIEAEDIVDGKVLLLSAGKKNKVVVRIS is encoded by the exons ATGGCCATGGCGGCGGCTTCAACTGCTTTCCTTTCCTGCAATCAGAAGCTCTTCCTCTCCACCAACATTGCTTCTTCCAAGACCATCGCCGCTCTCTTCTCCCGCAACCGCCCCTTATCTTCCATCATTAGATGCGCACACTCTTCATCTCAAACCAAAATCCCTCTTCACCGCTCCAATGTCATCGAAATTCTGG CAAAGGGTTTGGTGGACTCCATCACCAGCCCCATTCTTCGCGCCTCTTCCTCCACACAAACTCTCAAAGTCTACTGCGGCTTCGACCCCACCGCCGAGAGCCTCCACCTGGGCAACCTCCTCGGCCTCATTGTCCTCTCATGGTTCCGCCGCTGCGGCCACAAGGCCGTCGCTCTCATCGGCGGCGCCACTGCCAGGATTGGTGACCCTTCCGGGAAGAGCCTGGAGAGGCCGGAGCTAAACCTCGAGGCTTTAGAGAAGAACACCATCGGAATCACTAATACCATTACTTCAATTCTAAATCGAAGCACCACCAATGGTGGTGATGATTCGTTTGTGGTATTGAATAATTATGATTGGTGGAAAGAGTTTACATTGTTGGATTTTCTGAAAAAAGTTGGGAGGTATGCGAGAGTGGGCACAATGATGGCGAAGGAAAGCGTGAAGAAGCGGCTAGAGTCGGAGCAGGGAATGAGTTACACTGAATTCACGTATCAGTTATTGCAGGGATATGATTTCTTGTATTTGTTTGAGAATGAGGGTGTAAGTGTTCAGTTTGGGGGGAGTGATCAATGGGGAAATATAACTGCTGGGACCGAGCTCATTCGGAAAATTTTGCAAACAGATGGTGCCTATGGTCTCACATTTCCTCTTCTATTGAAGAGTGATGGCACAAAGTTTGGGAAATCAGAGGATGGTGCCATTTGGCTCTCACCAGCAATGTTGTCACCTTACAAGTTCTATCAGTATTTTTTCAGTGTCCCGGATGCGGATGTGGTGAGGTTTTTGAAGATCCTTACTTTCTTGGACATGGATGAGATAATGGAATTGGAGGTGAAAATGAGGAGTCCTGGTTATGTGCCCAACACAGCTCAGCGGAGGCTTGCTGAGGAAGTTACTCGGTTTGTACATGGGCAGGAGGGGTTAGATGAGGCTCTCAAGGCCACTGAAGCATTGAGGCCCGGAGCTGAGACCAAGTTGGATTGGAAGACCATTGAGGGGATTGCGAAGGATGTACCATCTTGCAGTTTGTCTTATGATGAGGTTTTGAATCTTTCACTTTTGGATCTTTCAATTTCGACGGGTTTGCTTGAGAGTAAGTCGGCTGCTCGCCGCCTTTTGAAGCAAGGGGGGTTGTACCTGAATAATAATAGAATTGATAGTGAAGCAAAGAGGATTGAGGCTGAAGACATTGTGGATGGGAAAGTTCTACTACTATCAGCAGGGAAGAAGAACAAAGTTGTTGTAAGGATTTCTTGA